The following are from one region of the Coffea eugenioides isolate CCC68of chromosome 2, Ceug_1.0, whole genome shotgun sequence genome:
- the LOC113761318 gene encoding glycine-rich RNA-binding protein RZ1C isoform X2, whose product MQICCSADSSIHVMLERDTGRPRGFGFLTFADRRAMDDAIREMHGREFGDRVISVNKAQPKMGGDDSDHGYGGGYSSGGRGSYGGGDRSVGQDDCFKCGRPGHWARDCSSAGGGRGLRPMSPPRSRFGGRGDRYGGDRDRFIDDRYDRGRHGDRERFDSRDDRYVSRGRYVGDRYPPGGDRFVADRFGGSDRFPQNGYGKDRGYDRDEGPRGSSDRYGVGGPARYDGRSYRDRPGPYDRPRRGGRPPSFDRY is encoded by the exons ATGCAAATCTGCTGTTCTGCGGATTCTTCTATACAT GTCATGCTGGAAAGAGATACTGGCCGCCCCCGTGGATTTGGGTTTCTGACTTTTGCAGATCGCCGTGCAATGGATGATGCAATCAGGGAAATGCATGGTAGGGAATTTGGTGATCGTGTCATCTCAGTCAACAAGGCACAACCTAAAATGGGGGGTGATGATTCAGATCATGGCTATGGTGGGGGTTATTCATCAGGTGGCAGGGGCAGCTATGGTGGAGGAGATAGGTCAGTTGGACAAGATGATTGCTTCAAGTGCGGTCGTCCTGGGCACTGGGCCCGAGATTGTTCCTCGGCAGGTGGTGGCCGTGGTCTACGTCCAATGTCACCACCGCGTTCTAGGTTTGGTGGTCGTGGAGACCGCTATGGAGGTGACCGTGATCGTTTCATAGATGATAGGTATGATAGAGGACGTCATGGAGACAGGGAACGTTTTGACAGCAGAGATGACCGCTATGTGAGTAGGGGTCGGTATGTTGGTGACAG GTATCCTCCTGGTGGAGACCGATTTGTGGCTGATAGGTTTGGGGGTTCAGACCGCTTTCCTCAAAATGGGTATGGGAAAGACAGAGGATATGATAGGGATGAAGGTCCTAGAGGTAGTAGTGACAGATATGGAGTTGGAGGGCCAGCACGTTACGATGGAAGAAGCTACAGAGACAGGCCAGGTCCTTATGACCGCCCTAGGAGGGGAGGACGGCCCCCTTCCTTTGATCGTTATTGA
- the LOC113761318 gene encoding glycine-rich RNA-binding protein RZ1C isoform X1: MAGKEHEFRIFVGGLSWDVTERQLEDAFGRFGKVLDCQVMLERDTGRPRGFGFLTFADRRAMDDAIREMHGREFGDRVISVNKAQPKMGGDDSDHGYGGGYSSGGRGSYGGGDRSVGQDDCFKCGRPGHWARDCSSAGGGRGLRPMSPPRSRFGGRGDRYGGDRDRFIDDRYDRGRHGDRERFDSRDDRYVSRGRYVGDRYPPGGDRFVADRFGGSDRFPQNGYGKDRGYDRDEGPRGSSDRYGVGGPARYDGRSYRDRPGPYDRPRRGGRPPSFDRY; the protein is encoded by the exons ATGGCTGGGAAAGAGCACGAGTTTCGAATATTTGTGGGAGGATTATCGTGGGACGTCACCGAACGTCAGCTGGAAGATGCTTTCGGCCGTTTCGGCAAAGTTCTCGACTGTCAG GTCATGCTGGAAAGAGATACTGGCCGCCCCCGTGGATTTGGGTTTCTGACTTTTGCAGATCGCCGTGCAATGGATGATGCAATCAGGGAAATGCATGGTAGGGAATTTGGTGATCGTGTCATCTCAGTCAACAAGGCACAACCTAAAATGGGGGGTGATGATTCAGATCATGGCTATGGTGGGGGTTATTCATCAGGTGGCAGGGGCAGCTATGGTGGAGGAGATAGGTCAGTTGGACAAGATGATTGCTTCAAGTGCGGTCGTCCTGGGCACTGGGCCCGAGATTGTTCCTCGGCAGGTGGTGGCCGTGGTCTACGTCCAATGTCACCACCGCGTTCTAGGTTTGGTGGTCGTGGAGACCGCTATGGAGGTGACCGTGATCGTTTCATAGATGATAGGTATGATAGAGGACGTCATGGAGACAGGGAACGTTTTGACAGCAGAGATGACCGCTATGTGAGTAGGGGTCGGTATGTTGGTGACAG GTATCCTCCTGGTGGAGACCGATTTGTGGCTGATAGGTTTGGGGGTTCAGACCGCTTTCCTCAAAATGGGTATGGGAAAGACAGAGGATATGATAGGGATGAAGGTCCTAGAGGTAGTAGTGACAGATATGGAGTTGGAGGGCCAGCACGTTACGATGGAAGAAGCTACAGAGACAGGCCAGGTCCTTATGACCGCCCTAGGAGGGGAGGACGGCCCCCTTCCTTTGATCGTTATTGA